In Phreatobacter stygius, a genomic segment contains:
- a CDS encoding Fe(3+) ABC transporter substrate-binding protein, which yields MTLSPTRRALLGGAALVVAAPALLRAQTRVLNLYSSRHYDTDEALYAEFTKATGITVNRVEAQPDPLMERMRSEGANSPADVLVTVDAGRIERAREAGLLQPFASEALASRIPASYRDPDGHWFGFSTRARVLLVAKERVADGAIATYEDLADPKWKGKVVIRSSTNVYNQSLTGSILAAHGADKTEAWAKGVVANFARPPRGGDTDQIKAVAAGEADIAVANTYYFGGLARSTKPEDKAIVEKIRVVFPNQGDRGTHVNISAAGIARHAKNLEAARAYLEYLSTAAAQRYFAFGNSEYPAVTGVDWPPEVAAWGKFKADGLNAGVFAKNNAEALKIMDRAGWK from the coding sequence ATGACCCTGTCACCCACCCGTCGCGCCCTCCTCGGCGGCGCCGCCCTCGTTGTCGCCGCCCCGGCCTTGTTGCGCGCCCAGACGCGCGTGCTCAACCTCTATTCGTCGCGGCACTACGACACCGACGAAGCGCTTTATGCGGAATTCACCAAGGCCACCGGCATCACCGTCAACCGGGTCGAGGCGCAGCCCGATCCGCTGATGGAGCGCATGCGCTCGGAAGGCGCCAATTCACCGGCCGACGTGCTGGTTACCGTCGATGCCGGCCGCATCGAGCGGGCCCGCGAGGCAGGCCTGCTGCAGCCCTTCGCGTCCGAGGCGCTGGCAAGCCGGATCCCGGCCAGCTATCGCGATCCGGACGGCCATTGGTTCGGCTTCTCGACCCGCGCCCGGGTGTTGCTGGTTGCGAAGGAGCGTGTCGCGGATGGTGCGATCGCGACCTATGAGGATCTGGCCGATCCGAAATGGAAGGGCAAGGTGGTCATCCGCTCCTCCACCAATGTCTATAACCAGTCGCTGACCGGCTCGATCCTGGCGGCCCACGGGGCCGACAAGACCGAGGCCTGGGCCAAGGGCGTGGTGGCCAATTTCGCCCGCCCGCCGCGCGGCGGCGATACCGACCAGATCAAGGCGGTGGCCGCCGGCGAAGCCGATATCGCGGTCGCCAATACCTATTATTTCGGCGGACTGGCGCGTTCGACCAAACCCGAAGACAAGGCCATCGTCGAGAAGATCCGCGTGGTGTTTCCAAACCAGGGCGACCGCGGCACCCACGTCAATATCTCGGCGGCCGGCATCGCCCGCCACGCCAAGAACCTCGAAGCGGCGCGCGCCTATCTCGAATATCTCTCGACGGCGGCGGCCCAGCGCTATTTCGCTTTCGGCAATTCGGAATACCCGGCCGTGACCGGCGTCGACTGGCCGCCGGAAGTTGCCGCCTGGGGCAAGTTCAAGGCCGACGGCCTGAATGCCGGCGTGTTCGCCAAGAACAATGCCGAGGCCCTGAAGATCATGGATCGCGCCGGCTGGAAGTGA
- a CDS encoding ABC transporter permease produces the protein MTDVVFEPAPRAAWRPALLAGRGVLIALAIGLAALISLPILSVVLTALQPSGGAIGHLIETVLPEILVNSVGLMAFVGVGTAVIGVGTAWLVTLCRFPGSRLLEWLLLLPLAIPAYIIGYAYTDALAFAGPVQAALRGLTGWSHGDYWFPDIQSLWGVSTMLTLVLYPYVYLLARAAFLDQSVCVLEAARTLGAGPWGAFFRVGLPMARPAIAAGVALALMEALADFGTVEYFGVTTFTTAIYRTWFGMGDRIAAAQLATALLAFVLVLVVIEIAARRGRRFGAGARRHRRLVPLRLKPAAAAGAIIACALPVLFGFAVPVAALARLHLDGGDPLLGPRFLHYAQNSFLLAGLAAILVVATGAFVAYAARLAPGTVTAGAIRIASIGYAVPGTVIAVGILVPLGAFDNALDGWTRATFGWGTGLVLSGTAVALLYAYLVRFLAVAVGPVESGLHKIPATFDAAARTLGATPYGVARRVHAPLLRRSLLTAALVVFVDVLKELPATLIVRPFDFDTLAVRVYNLASDERLAQASTGSLVIVAIGLIPVILITRMIAQERKAGERIAS, from the coding sequence GTGACCGACGTCGTCTTCGAGCCAGCGCCCCGCGCGGCCTGGCGTCCGGCCCTGCTGGCCGGGCGCGGAGTCTTGATCGCCCTGGCGATCGGGCTTGCGGCACTGATTTCACTGCCGATCCTGTCCGTGGTGTTGACCGCGCTGCAGCCCTCGGGCGGCGCCATCGGCCATCTCATCGAGACGGTGCTGCCGGAAATCCTGGTCAACAGCGTCGGGCTCATGGCCTTTGTCGGCGTCGGCACGGCGGTGATCGGGGTCGGCACCGCCTGGCTGGTGACGCTTTGCCGGTTTCCCGGCTCGCGCTTGCTGGAATGGCTGCTGCTGCTGCCGCTGGCCATTCCCGCCTATATCATCGGTTACGCCTATACCGACGCGCTGGCCTTTGCCGGCCCGGTGCAGGCCGCCTTGCGCGGCCTCACCGGCTGGTCGCACGGCGACTACTGGTTCCCCGACATCCAGTCGCTCTGGGGCGTCAGCACCATGCTCACCCTGGTGCTTTATCCCTATGTCTACCTGCTGGCGCGCGCCGCCTTTCTCGACCAGTCGGTCTGCGTGCTGGAGGCGGCGCGCACGCTTGGCGCCGGCCCCTGGGGCGCGTTCTTCCGGGTCGGCCTGCCGATGGCCCGGCCTGCGATCGCCGCCGGCGTCGCGCTGGCGCTGATGGAGGCGCTGGCCGATTTCGGCACAGTCGAATATTTCGGCGTCACCACCTTCACCACCGCCATCTACCGTACCTGGTTCGGCATGGGCGATCGGATCGCCGCGGCCCAGCTCGCCACCGCTCTGCTCGCCTTCGTGCTGGTGCTGGTGGTCATCGAGATCGCCGCCAGGCGCGGCCGGCGTTTCGGCGCCGGCGCCCGCCGGCACCGCCGGCTGGTGCCCTTGCGGCTGAAGCCGGCGGCGGCGGCGGGCGCGATCATCGCCTGCGCCCTGCCCGTGCTGTTCGGCTTCGCAGTGCCGGTCGCGGCACTGGCCAGGCTGCATCTCGACGGCGGCGACCCGCTGCTCGGGCCACGCTTCCTGCATTATGCCCAGAACTCGTTTCTGCTGGCCGGGCTTGCCGCCATCCTGGTCGTCGCGACCGGCGCATTCGTCGCCTATGCGGCAAGGCTGGCGCCGGGCACGGTGACGGCGGGCGCGATCCGGATCGCCAGCATCGGCTATGCCGTGCCCGGCACGGTCATCGCGGTTGGCATTCTCGTGCCGCTCGGCGCCTTCGACAATGCGCTGGATGGATGGACCAGGGCGACCTTCGGCTGGGGCACCGGTCTGGTTCTGTCGGGCACGGCGGTGGCGCTGCTTTATGCCTATCTGGTGCGCTTCCTGGCGGTGGCCGTCGGGCCGGTGGAATCCGGCCTGCACAAGATCCCGGCGACCTTCGATGCCGCCGCCCGGACGCTCGGCGCGACACCTTACGGCGTGGCGCGACGGGTTCACGCGCCGCTGCTGCGCCGCTCCCTGCTGACCGCGGCACTGGTGGTCTTCGTCGATGTGCTGAAGGAACTTCCGGCGACGCTGATCGTCCGCCCCTTCGATTTCGATACGCTGGCAGTCAGGGTCTACAATCTCGCCTCCGACGAGCGCCTGGCCCAGGCCTCGACCGGCTCGCTGGTCATTGTCGCCATCGGGCTGATCCCGGTGATCCTGATCACCCGAATGATCGCCCAGGAACGCAAGGCCGGCGAGCGCATCGCCTCCTGA
- a CDS encoding pseudouridine synthase — MPRDRDRAVEPVNRGDERIARVLARAGLCSRREAEEWIEAGRVSVNGTVLTSPALNVTESDVVLVDGERLPERERTRLWLFHKPAGLVTTTSDPEGRPTIFDAMPEDLPRVITVGRLDINTEGLLLLTNDGGLARVLALPATGWLRRYRVRAHGTIDQPTLDRLRGGIEVDGIEYGPIEAELDRIQGTNSWLTLSLREGKNREVKNVLGAIGLDVNRLIRVSFGPFQLGELPEGEVEEIKTRVLRDQLGEDLSELAGVEFDRPVFERIGEREERGGRGDRPRRDERGERPGRPAGRDDRPQRFGSRDERPARFGDRSERNERPGRFGDRDDRPKRFSRDDDRGSRFGRDRDGGFDPAAEDGRPKGKSPEHRFGSRPRIWRDAEATDAGPLNKARPGFKGERASEARADGERDFKRDTPLTDSKGRRVKVERIAGDETVAREEAPAREERSFGDRPRRFEDRGDRPQRDFKPRGDRPYGDRPSGDRPDRGFKPRGERSFGDRPYGDRPSGDRPDRGFKPRGDRPFGDRPSGDRPDRGFKPRGDRPFGDRPSGDRPDRGFKPRGDRPFGDRPSGDRPDRGFKPRGDRPFGDRPSGDRPDRGFKPRGDRPFGDRPSGDRPDRGFKPRGDRPFGDRPSGDRPDRGFKPRGDRPFGGDRDGGGRDFKPRGDRPDRDFKPRGERSFGDRPSGDRPQRDFKPRGDRPFGDRPSGDRPDRGKSFGGGKSFGGGKSFGGKREGRPFGDRPGGGGKPGGGKPFGGRPGGGKRER; from the coding sequence GTGCCGCGTGATCGCGACCGCGCGGTCGAGCCGGTCAATCGTGGCGACGAGCGGATTGCCCGCGTGCTGGCCCGGGCCGGGCTTTGCTCACGCCGCGAGGCCGAGGAATGGATCGAGGCCGGCCGGGTCAGCGTCAATGGCACGGTCCTGACCTCACCCGCCCTCAACGTGACCGAGAGCGACGTCGTCCTGGTCGACGGTGAGCGGCTGCCGGAGCGCGAGCGCACCCGGCTCTGGCTGTTCCACAAGCCGGCCGGCCTGGTGACCACGACGAGCGATCCTGAGGGACGCCCGACGATTTTTGATGCCATGCCGGAAGACCTGCCGCGGGTGATCACCGTCGGCCGGCTCGACATCAATACCGAAGGCCTGCTGCTGCTGACCAATGACGGTGGGCTTGCCCGCGTGCTGGCACTGCCGGCCACCGGCTGGCTGCGCCGCTACCGGGTCCGTGCCCATGGCACGATCGACCAGCCGACGCTCGACCGCCTGCGCGGCGGCATCGAGGTGGACGGCATCGAATATGGCCCGATCGAAGCCGAGCTCGACCGCATCCAGGGGACCAACAGCTGGCTGACCCTGTCGCTGCGCGAAGGCAAGAACCGCGAGGTCAAGAACGTGCTGGGCGCGATCGGCCTCGACGTGAACCGGCTGATCCGCGTCTCCTTCGGCCCGTTCCAGCTCGGCGAACTGCCCGAGGGCGAGGTCGAGGAGATCAAGACGCGCGTGCTGCGCGACCAGCTCGGCGAAGATCTGTCCGAATTGGCCGGCGTCGAATTCGACCGGCCGGTGTTCGAGCGGATCGGCGAGCGCGAAGAGCGCGGCGGCCGCGGTGATCGCCCGCGCCGCGACGAGCGTGGCGAGCGTCCTGGCCGTCCGGCCGGCCGCGACGACCGTCCCCAGCGCTTCGGCAGCCGGGACGAACGCCCGGCCCGTTTCGGCGATCGCAGCGAGCGCAACGAACGTCCTGGCCGCTTCGGCGACCGCGACGATCGTCCGAAGCGCTTTTCGCGTGACGACGATCGCGGCAGCCGTTTCGGTCGTGACCGGGATGGCGGCTTCGATCCGGCCGCCGAAGACGGCCGTCCGAAAGGCAAGAGCCCCGAGCATCGTTTCGGCTCGCGGCCGCGCATCTGGCGTGACGCCGAGGCAACCGATGCCGGTCCGCTCAACAAGGCGCGCCCCGGTTTCAAGGGCGAGCGCGCCAGCGAGGCCCGCGCCGATGGCGAGCGCGATTTCAAACGCGACACGCCCCTGACCGATTCCAAGGGCCGTCGCGTCAAGGTCGAGCGTATCGCCGGCGACGAAACCGTGGCACGCGAAGAAGCACCGGCCCGCGAGGAGCGCAGCTTCGGCGACCGGCCGCGGCGTTTCGAGGATCGTGGCGATCGCCCGCAACGGGATTTCAAACCCCGCGGCGACCGGCCTTATGGCGATCGCCCGTCGGGGGATCGTCCGGACCGTGGCTTCAAACCAAGGGGCGAAAGGTCCTTTGGCGACCGGCCCTATGGCGATCGCCCGTCGGGGGATCGCCCGGACCGCGGTTTCAAACCGCGCGGCGACCGCCCCTTCGGTGATCGCCCGTCGGGCGATCGTCCGGACCGCGGCTTCAAACCGCGCGGCGACCGTCCCTTCGGTGACCGCCCGTCAGGCGATCGCCCGGACCGCGGTTTCAAACCGCGCGGCGACCGGCCGTTCGGTGACCGTCCGTCAGGCGATCGTCCGGACCGCGGCTTCAAGCCGCGCGGCGACCGGCCGTTCGGTGACCGTCCGTCAGGCGATCGTCCGGACCGCGGCTTCAAGCCGCGCGGCGACCGGCCGTTCGGTGATCGTCCCTCGGGCGATCGCCCGGATCGCGGCTTCAAGCCGCGTGGCGACCGGCCGTTCGGTGACCGCCCTTCGGGCGATCGCCCGGACCGCGGCTTCAAGCCGAGAGGCGACCGCCCGTTCGGTGGCGATCGCGACGGCGGCGGCCGGGACTTCAAACCCAGGGGCGACCGTCCGGATCGCGATTTCAAGCCGCGCGGTGAACGGTCCTTCGGCGACCGCCCGTCGGGTGATCGGCCGCAGCGGGACTTCAAACCTCGCGGTGACCGTCCGTTCGGTGATCGCCCGTCGGGGGATCGTCCGGACCGTGGCAAAAGCTTCGGCGGGGGCAAAAGCTTCGGCGGAGGCAAAAGCTTCGGCGGCAAGCGCGAAGGCCGGCCGTTCGGCGACCGGCCGGGTGGCGGTGGCAAGCCGGGCGGCGGCAAGCCTTTCGGCGGCCGTCCCGGCGGGGGCAAGCGGGAGCGCTGA
- a CDS encoding MBL fold metallo-hydrolase, whose amino-acid sequence MNEAAGSAARRPEVTGFYDRRTSSIQYVVTDPATKICAIIDPVLDFDEKSGATATTSADAILAHVADHGLSVAWILDTHPHADHFSAAQYLKARTGAPTAIGARVVDVQALWKGLYGLPDLPADGSQWDRLFAEGDRFDIGGIEGRVMFSPGHTLASVTYVIGDAAFIHDTLFMPDSGTARADFPGGDARQLWRSIQAILALPGDVRLFTGHDYQPGGRPPLWQSTVAAQKRDNAHVVDKTEAEFVALRQARDRTLPMPKLILHALQVNIRGGRLPEPEANGRRYLKFPLGALDGAAWG is encoded by the coding sequence ATGAATGAAGCCGCCGGCAGCGCCGCCCGCCGCCCCGAGGTCACCGGTTTTTATGATCGGCGGACTTCCAGCATTCAATATGTCGTCACCGATCCCGCGACCAAGATCTGCGCGATCATCGACCCCGTGCTGGATTTCGACGAAAAGTCGGGCGCCACGGCGACGACCAGCGCCGACGCCATCCTGGCCCATGTCGCGGACCATGGTTTGTCGGTCGCCTGGATCCTGGACACCCATCCGCACGCCGATCATTTTTCCGCCGCCCAATATCTCAAGGCCAGGACCGGCGCGCCGACGGCGATCGGCGCCAGGGTGGTCGATGTTCAGGCCCTCTGGAAGGGACTTTACGGTCTGCCGGATCTGCCGGCCGACGGTTCGCAATGGGACCGGCTGTTCGCCGAGGGCGACCGGTTCGACATTGGCGGGATCGAGGGCCGCGTGATGTTCTCGCCCGGCCATACGCTGGCCTCGGTGACCTATGTCATCGGCGACGCGGCCTTCATCCACGACACACTTTTCATGCCCGACAGCGGCACGGCGCGTGCCGATTTTCCCGGCGGCGATGCCCGCCAGCTCTGGCGCTCGATCCAGGCGATCCTGGCGCTGCCTGGCGATGTCAGGCTGTTCACCGGCCACGACTACCAGCCGGGCGGGCGCCCGCCCTTATGGCAGAGCACGGTGGCCGCGCAGAAGCGCGACAATGCCCATGTCGTGGACAAGACCGAGGCCGAGTTCGTCGCCTTGCGCCAGGCGCGCGATCGCACGCTGCCGATGCCCAAGCTGATCCTGCACGCCCTGCAGGTGAACATTCGCGGCGGCCGGCTGCCAGAGCCCGAGGCCAACGGCCGACGTTATCTCAAATTCCCGCTCGGCGCGCTCGACGGCGCGGCATGGGGGTGA
- the bigR gene encoding sulfite-sensing transcriptional repressor BigR — protein sequence MTTIGVTAGQQVKSANIAAVMQQRAGEAAGLLRTLANRNRLMLVCTLVEGEFSVGALEDRLGIHQPTLSQQLTVLRAAGIVETRRVSKQIFYRLTGTKAAELVGALYAIFCTDAAEPAKEDAR from the coding sequence ATGACAACGATCGGCGTTACTGCTGGCCAGCAGGTCAAATCCGCAAATATCGCCGCCGTCATGCAGCAGCGGGCAGGCGAGGCCGCGGGTCTCTTGCGCACGCTCGCCAACCGCAATCGGCTGATGCTGGTCTGCACCCTCGTCGAAGGCGAGTTCTCGGTCGGCGCGCTGGAGGACCGGCTCGGCATCCATCAGCCCACCCTGTCGCAGCAGCTCACCGTGCTGCGCGCCGCCGGCATTGTCGAAACCCGCCGCGTATCCAAACAGATCTTTTACCGGCTGACCGGAACCAAGGCCGCCGAGCTTGTCGGCGCGCTCTATGCCATCTTCTGCACGGACGCGGCCGAACCGGCCAAGGAGGA